A single genomic interval of Oceanotoga teriensis harbors:
- a CDS encoding TIGR04076 family protein gives MKKWYDEEYEWEIEVIGFLRGNKTERYCRNGEEIGDIYTCTYGCPVNSNGQGICSKVMTIMFPIMEAVRSGGDLINIGGNSKYSKNIVCPDGNVIFKMTAKKLDNENFYTGNFFD, from the coding sequence ATGAAAAAATGGTATGATGAAGAATATGAATGGGAAATTGAAGTAATAGGTTTTTTACGTGGAAATAAAACAGAGAGATATTGTAGAAATGGTGAAGAAATTGGTGATATATATACTTGTACATATGGTTGTCCTGTAAACTCAAATGGTCAAGGTATTTGTTCAAAAGTAATGACTATTATGTTTCCTATTATGGAAGCAGTCAGAAGTGGTGGCGATTTAATAAATATCGGTGGAAATAGTAAATATAGTAAAAATATTGTTTGCCCAGATGGTAATGTTATATTTAAAATGACTGCAAAAAAACTTGATAATGAAAATTTTTATACAGGTAATTTTTTTGATTAA
- a CDS encoding NADH-dependent [FeFe] hydrogenase, group A6: MSINIKINNRSYTFNDKITILQAAKKANIKIPTLCFNEKLAPYGSCRLCSVEVENKKNLMPACVTLIEDGMNIKTHSKKVRHVRKVIMELIIASHDINCSSNCLNCSRANSCEIRKISDEIGIREIRIPPINKKQPVDKSSFSIIRDPQKCIICNRCVRKCSEIQNINILTIANRGPETHVTTFMDKGMGNVECTNCGQCILECPTGALHEVYHIDQVWEAIESNQYFTIVQTAPAVRVAISEEFNEKSGKISPYQMVEGLKLLGFDKVFDTNFAADLTIMEEGYEFIDRLKNEKDLPLMTSCSPGWIKFVEHNYPEFIKNLSSCKSPQQMFGAIAKTYFAEKNDISKDKIKVISIMPCTAKKYEMQRKEMINDVDYVLTTRELAKMFKHAGIDLCNLKESLYDEPLGESSGAAVIFGASGGVMEAALRTSYEVITGLELEKIDFHDLRGIKGIKEAEVKIANKNIKIAIVNGLGNARTILEKIKNGEKQYHFIEFMACPGGCIGGGGQPIPTDENTLIERMTAIYDIDKNSEYRKSHENPSIKKLYKEYLDHPNSEKSHELLHTHYTSRS, translated from the coding sequence ATGAGTATCAACATTAAAATAAATAATAGATCTTATACCTTCAATGATAAAATAACAATTTTACAAGCTGCAAAAAAAGCAAATATAAAAATTCCAACTTTATGTTTTAATGAAAAATTAGCTCCTTATGGAAGTTGTCGATTATGTTCAGTTGAAGTTGAAAATAAAAAAAATCTAATGCCTGCTTGTGTTACTTTAATTGAAGATGGAATGAATATAAAAACTCATTCTAAAAAAGTAAGGCATGTAAGAAAAGTAATAATGGAACTAATAATTGCTTCACATGATATAAATTGTAGTTCAAATTGTTTAAACTGTTCAAGAGCTAATTCATGCGAAATAAGAAAAATATCAGATGAAATAGGTATAAGAGAAATTAGAATACCTCCTATAAACAAAAAACAACCTGTAGATAAAAGTAGTTTTTCAATAATAAGAGATCCACAAAAATGTATAATTTGCAATAGATGTGTTAGGAAATGTTCTGAAATTCAAAATATAAATATATTAACAATAGCTAATAGAGGACCAGAAACCCATGTGACAACTTTTATGGATAAAGGAATGGGAAATGTTGAATGCACAAATTGTGGTCAATGTATATTAGAATGTCCTACTGGTGCTTTACATGAAGTATATCATATAGATCAAGTTTGGGAGGCAATAGAATCTAATCAGTACTTTACAATAGTTCAAACAGCTCCTGCAGTAAGAGTAGCCATTTCAGAAGAATTTAATGAAAAATCAGGAAAAATTTCTCCTTATCAGATGGTTGAAGGATTAAAATTACTCGGATTTGATAAAGTTTTTGATACAAATTTTGCAGCTGATTTAACAATAATGGAAGAAGGATATGAGTTTATAGACCGTTTAAAAAACGAAAAAGACCTTCCATTAATGACTTCTTGTAGCCCTGGATGGATAAAATTCGTAGAACATAATTATCCCGAATTCATAAAAAATCTTTCTTCATGTAAATCTCCACAACAAATGTTTGGAGCAATAGCAAAAACATATTTTGCAGAAAAAAATGATATTTCGAAAGATAAAATAAAAGTTATTTCTATAATGCCTTGTACTGCAAAAAAATATGAGATGCAGAGAAAAGAAATGATAAATGATGTAGATTATGTTCTAACTACAAGAGAATTGGCAAAAATGTTTAAACATGCTGGTATAGATCTATGTAATTTAAAAGAATCTCTTTATGATGAACCGCTTGGAGAATCTTCAGGTGCTGCAGTAATATTTGGAGCAAGCGGAGGAGTTATGGAAGCTGCACTTAGAACCTCTTATGAAGTAATAACTGGATTAGAACTCGAAAAAATAGATTTTCATGATTTAAGAGGTATTAAAGGCATTAAAGAAGCCGAAGTAAAAATTGCAAATAAAAATATAAAAATAGCCATCGTAAATGGACTTGGAAATGCCAGAACTATTTTAGAAAAAATAAAAAATGGTGAAAAACAATATCATTTTATAGAATTCATGGCTTGTCCAGGAGGCTGTATAGGTGGCGGTGGCCAGCCAATTCCAACAGATGAGAATACTTTAATTGAAAGAATGACTGCGATTTATGATATAGACAAAAATAGTGAATACAGAAAATCTCATGAAAACCCTTCAATAAAAAAACTTTATAAGGAATATTTAGATCATCCGAATAGCGAAAAATCTCATGAATTATTACATACACATTATACTTCAAGATCTTAA
- a CDS encoding complex I 51 kDa subunit family protein — MEKIFLKSDINLKYENYPFEGLKKSLKILPDDVVKKIKKSTLKGRGGAGFPTGLKWEFSNKIDSDIKIVICNGDEGEPGTFKDRYLMENMPFKVIEGILICGYATKSRYGYIYIRGEYDLAIKKIKRTIEKMYKNNLIGNNILGSNFSFDLKVIRGAGAYVCGDETSLINSIEGKRGISRIKPPLPINKGLYDKPTVVNNVETLCTCAEIMKYENDIFLEMGTSNSRGTKLVSVSGDIYESGVYEVEFGKNTINDIIKMCGGIIGKEIGMIIPGGIATECLIKEELNTLYTYEDLEKIGSSIGSGGMIIINNEKNIFEILKNVSDFFKNETCGTCFPCREGNKNINIILENSIKNNTISKEKIEIISEIKQAIGLASRCGFGQSSVNLILSILNKKVKNHEYQH, encoded by the coding sequence ATGGAAAAAATCTTTTTAAAATCTGATATCAATTTAAAATATGAAAATTACCCTTTTGAAGGATTAAAAAAATCTTTAAAAATTTTACCTGATGATGTAGTAAAAAAAATAAAAAAATCTACCCTAAAAGGTAGGGGAGGAGCAGGATTTCCAACGGGTTTAAAATGGGAATTTTCAAATAAAATTGATTCTGACATAAAAATTGTAATATGTAACGGAGATGAAGGAGAACCTGGAACTTTTAAAGATAGATATTTGATGGAAAATATGCCGTTTAAAGTAATTGAAGGTATATTAATATGTGGATATGCAACAAAATCAAGATATGGTTATATTTACATAAGAGGAGAATATGATCTTGCAATAAAAAAAATAAAAAGAACTATAGAAAAAATGTATAAAAATAACTTAATTGGTAATAATATACTTGGAAGTAATTTTTCTTTTGATTTAAAAGTAATACGTGGTGCTGGGGCTTATGTATGTGGAGATGAAACATCATTAATAAATTCAATTGAAGGTAAAAGAGGTATATCAAGAATTAAACCGCCCTTACCTATAAATAAAGGATTATATGATAAACCAACCGTTGTAAATAATGTTGAAACACTTTGCACATGTGCCGAAATAATGAAATATGAAAATGATATTTTTTTAGAAATGGGAACCTCAAATAGCAGAGGAACTAAATTAGTATCTGTAAGTGGTGATATATACGAAAGTGGTGTATATGAAGTTGAATTCGGTAAAAATACTATAAACGACATAATAAAAATGTGTGGTGGCATAATAGGAAAAGAAATAGGAATGATTATTCCAGGTGGAATTGCAACCGAATGTTTAATAAAAGAAGAATTAAACACTTTATATACCTATGAAGATTTAGAAAAAATAGGTAGTTCAATAGGTTCAGGTGGAATGATAATAATAAATAATGAGAAAAATATTTTTGAAATACTCAAAAATGTTTCCGATTTTTTCAAAAATGAAACTTGTGGAACTTGTTTCCCTTGTAGAGAAGGAAATAAAAATATAAATATAATATTAGAAAATTCTATAAAAAATAATACCATATCTAAAGAAAAAATTGAAATAATAAGTGAAATAAAGCAAGCAATAGGTTTAGCTTCAAGATGTGGTTTTGGTCAATCTTCTGTCAATTTAATTTTATCCATTTTAAATAAGAAGGTGAAAAATCATGAGTATCAACATTAA